In one Epinephelus moara isolate mb chromosome 6, YSFRI_EMoa_1.0, whole genome shotgun sequence genomic region, the following are encoded:
- the LOC126392378 gene encoding protein NDRG1-like yields the protein MVLEDNECDSVFEPQITEEHVETQYGNLHCIMTGTLRANRPVILTFHDVGLNHKSCFEALFNHEDMQEIVRHLPVCHVEAPGQHEGAKTLPSAYTYPSMDQLSEALPAVLKHFGLRSVIGLGVGAGAYILAKFALNHPDQVDGLVLVNINPSAEGLMDSVASKITEWTHTLPDTIIAHLFGKDEIQTNLDLIATYRHYITTTMNQSNVSQFLRSYNNRTALEVERPIPGGNINVRTLKCASLLVVGDNSPAVEAVVDCNSKLNPTKTTLLKMADCGGLPQVDQPAKVIEALKYFIQGMGYLSSASMTRLRSRTSSSSSISSYEGSRSRAHTNDLQRGRIHSRGTEEKRGRSHTDVSMESISSSNVDHIITKSTEVAC from the exons ATGGTACTGGAGGACAACGAGTGCGACTCTGTCTTCGAGCCTCAGATCACT gAGGAGCATGTAGAGACTCAGTATGGGAACCTCCACTGCATCATGACAGGAACTCTGAGGGCAAACCGCCCCGTCATCCTGACATTTCATGATGTTGGACTAAACC ACAAGTCTTGTTTTGAGGCACTGTTCAACCATGAGGACATGCAGGAAATCGTCAGACATTTGCCAGTTTGTCACGTCGAAGCACCAGGACAACACGAGGGAGCCAAAACTTTGCCTTCTGC ATATACCTACCCTTCCATGGACCAGCTGTCTGAAGCACTGCCTGCTGTTCTCAAGCACTTTGG GTTGCGCAGTGTGATTGGACTGGGAGTTGGAGCTGGAGCCTACATCCTGGCCAAATTTGCT ctgaaTCACCCTGATCAGGTGGATGGATTGGTCTTGGTCAACATCAATCCCAGCGCTGAAGGACTGATGGATTCTGTTGCAAGCAag ATCACTGAATGGACCCACACTCTCCCCGACACAATCATCGCACACTTGTTTGGAAAG GATGAGATCCAGACCAACCTTGACCTCATTGCTACATACCGTCACTACATCACAACAACGATGAACCAGTCCAACGTGAGTCAGTTCCTCCGCTCCTACAACAACCGCACTGCTCTGGAGGTGGAGAGGCCCATTCCTGGAGGAAACATCAATGTCAGGACCCTCAA ATGTGCCAGCCTGCTGGTCGTAGGAGATAATTCTCCTGCTGTGGAGGCTGTGGTCGACTGCAACTCCAAACTCAATCCCACCAAGACCACACTGCTCAAG ATGGCAGACTGTGGCGGACTTCCTCAGGTGGATCAG ccAGCTAAAGTGATTGAAGCCTTGAAGTATTTCATCCAGGGCATGGGATACT tgTCCAGTGCCAGCATGACCAGACTCCGTTCACGGACgagctccagctccagcatCTCGTCCTACGAGGGCTCCCGGAGCCGCGCGCACACCAACGACCTGCAGCGTGGCCGGATACACTCGCGCGGCACCGAGGAGAAGCGCGGGCGCTCACACACTGACGTCTCCATGGAGAGTATTTCCAGCAGTAACGTGGACCACATCATCACAAAGTCAACTGAAGTGGCATGTTAG